The following coding sequences are from one Triticum dicoccoides isolate Atlit2015 ecotype Zavitan chromosome 4A, WEW_v2.0, whole genome shotgun sequence window:
- the LOC119284627 gene encoding auxin-responsive protein IAA19-like isoform X1 — MTTSSKSTYPSFHPGHLRRRAPSAVPDHHSPPPSIPPQCLPDYCRQLTFASSSETICTRTGREEDPMGGGGRSRCPHRGSAARMREKDAVAWPPDPAKHVRKRRPTGRGAQLQIRAARAEREARKRAYALGGRLRCSRRQWHGCSLAARFGCPGVTPASDTEVSDQEPEDAGSLASCQRTKTKAENEGRSETEYPGKVDLKTYLSHENISLEFERMFSCFITCSQFCSSSKAPSIIDYDFSFFSCSTLPISSLAHSVSSGRGRLAEPHQPHLLCNQDGRRLKKICLLKQGIEDSKDH; from the exons ATGACAACCTCATCCAAATCGACCTACCCTAGCTTCCACCCCGGCCAcctccgccgccgagcaccttccgCTGTGCCCGACCACCATTCGCCACCCCCAAGCATCCCACCGCAGTGCCTCCCCGACTATTGTCGCCAGCTAACCTTCGCCTCTTCGTCCGAGACTATCTGCACAAGGACGGGAAGGGAGGAAGACCCGATGGGCGGAGGAGGTCGCAGCCGTTGCCCACACCGCGGATCTGCCGCGCGGATGCGGGAGAAGGACGCGGTTGCGTGGCCCCCGGATCCGGCGAAGCACGTGCGCAAGAGGCGGCCAACGGGGCGCGGGGCACAACTCCAGATCCGTGCGGCCCGAGCAGAGCGTGAAGCTAGGAAGCGGGCATATGCTTTGGGTGGCCGCCTTCGGTGCAGCCGGCGGCAATGGCATGGTTGTAGTTTGGCGGCTAGGTTTGGGTGCCCCGGTGTCACCCCTGCAAGTGACACAGAAGTGAGCGACCAGGAACCAGAAGATGCCGGCAGTCTG GCTAGCTGCCAACGCACAAAGACCAAGGCGGAGAATGAAGGTAGAAGCGAGACAGAATACCCGGGGAAGGTCGACCTCAAGACTTACTTGAGCCACGAGAATATTTCCCTTGAGTTCGAGAGGATGTTCAGTTGCTTCATCACTTGTTCTCAGTTCTGCTCCTCTTCCAAAGCACCTAGCATTATTGATTATG ATTTCTCATTTTTTTCCTGCAGCACACTGCCTATAAGTAGTCTGGCCCATTCAGTGAGCAGCGGCAGGGGCAGGCTGGCAGAACCTCATCAGCCCCATTTGCTTTGCAACCAGGATGGACGCCGCCTCAAAAAGATCTG TTTGCTCAAACAGGGAATCGAGGACAGCAAGGACCATTGA
- the LOC119284627 gene encoding auxin-responsive protein IAA19-like isoform X2, which translates to MTTSSKSTYPSFHPGHLRRRAPSAVPDHHSPPPSIPPQCLPDYCRQLTFASSSETICTRTGREEDPMGGGGRSRCPHRGSAARMREKDAVAWPPDPAKHVRKRRPTGRGAQLQIRAARAEREARKRAYALGGRLRCSRRQWHGCSLAARFGCPGVTPASDTEVSDQEPEDAGSLASCQRTKTKAENEGRSETEYPGKVDLKTYLSHENISLEFERMFSCFITCSHTLPISSLAHSVSSGRGRLAEPHQPHLLCNQDGRRLKKICLLKQGIEDSKDH; encoded by the exons ATGACAACCTCATCCAAATCGACCTACCCTAGCTTCCACCCCGGCCAcctccgccgccgagcaccttccgCTGTGCCCGACCACCATTCGCCACCCCCAAGCATCCCACCGCAGTGCCTCCCCGACTATTGTCGCCAGCTAACCTTCGCCTCTTCGTCCGAGACTATCTGCACAAGGACGGGAAGGGAGGAAGACCCGATGGGCGGAGGAGGTCGCAGCCGTTGCCCACACCGCGGATCTGCCGCGCGGATGCGGGAGAAGGACGCGGTTGCGTGGCCCCCGGATCCGGCGAAGCACGTGCGCAAGAGGCGGCCAACGGGGCGCGGGGCACAACTCCAGATCCGTGCGGCCCGAGCAGAGCGTGAAGCTAGGAAGCGGGCATATGCTTTGGGTGGCCGCCTTCGGTGCAGCCGGCGGCAATGGCATGGTTGTAGTTTGGCGGCTAGGTTTGGGTGCCCCGGTGTCACCCCTGCAAGTGACACAGAAGTGAGCGACCAGGAACCAGAAGATGCCGGCAGTCTG GCTAGCTGCCAACGCACAAAGACCAAGGCGGAGAATGAAGGTAGAAGCGAGACAGAATACCCGGGGAAGGTCGACCTCAAGACTTACTTGAGCCACGAGAATATTTCCCTTGAGTTCGAGAGGATGTTCAGTTGCTTCATCACTTGTTCTCA CACACTGCCTATAAGTAGTCTGGCCCATTCAGTGAGCAGCGGCAGGGGCAGGCTGGCAGAACCTCATCAGCCCCATTTGCTTTGCAACCAGGATGGACGCCGCCTCAAAAAGATCTG TTTGCTCAAACAGGGAATCGAGGACAGCAAGGACCATTGA